In Arachis hypogaea cultivar Tifrunner chromosome 17, arahy.Tifrunner.gnm2.J5K5, whole genome shotgun sequence, a single window of DNA contains:
- the LOC112765456 gene encoding MLP-like protein 43 yields MAISGKISVEVVIQVPVSKFFHILAKEFHNIQNICERVHEGNLHEDGKVITFKEKIEGIHEEKKLIKYSIFDGDIGQNYKLFKSNVQVTETNNESASVKWTIEYEKINEDVKTPYSFLEFLERSTIEVGDHLHKA; encoded by the exons ATGGCAATATCTGGTAAAATTAGTGTTGAAGTTGTGATCCAAGTACCAGTTTCAAAGTTCTTCCACATTTTGGCAAAGGAATTCCACAATATCCAAAACATTTGTGAAAGAGTGCATGAAGGCAACTTGCACGAAG ATGGCAAGGTAATTACATTCAAAGAGAAAATTGAAGGCATCCATGAAGAGAAGAAGTTGATTAAATACAGCATCTTTGATGGAGATATCGGTCAAAACTACAAACTCTTTAAGAGCAATGTTCAAGTGACTGAGACAAACAATGAGAGTGCTAGTGTTAAATGGACTATTGAATACGAGAAGATCAATGAGGATGTTAAAACTCCATACAGCTTCTTGGAATTTTTAGAGAGGAGTACTATAGAAGTTGGTGATCATCTTCACAAGGCATAG
- the LOC112765502 gene encoding MLP-like protein 43, which translates to MAISGKISVEIVIQVPASKFFHILAKEFHNIQNICERVHGANLHEGDDWHCTDSVKNWTCLVDGKVITFKERIEAIDEEKKLIKYSIFDGDIGQNYKLFKDNVQVTETNNESASVKWTIEYEKINEDVKSPYGYLEFLEKSTIEVGDHLHKA; encoded by the exons ATGGCAATATCTGGTAAAATTAGTGTTGAAATTGTGATCCAAGTACCAGCTTCAAAGTTCTTCCACATCTTGGCAAAAGAATTCCACAATATCCAAAACATTTGTGAAAGAGTCCATGGAGCCAACTTGCACGAAGGTGATGACTGGCACTGCACTGATTCGGTCAAAAATTGGACTTGTCTAGTAG ATGGTAAGGTAATTACATTCAAAGAGAGAATTGAAGCCATCGATGAAGAGAAGAAGTTGATTAAATACAGCATTTTTGATGGAGATATCGGTCAAAACTACAAACTCTTTAAGGACAATGTTCAAGTGACTGAGACAAACAACGAAAGTGCTAGTGTTAAATGGACTATTGAATACGAGAAGATCAATGAGGATGTTAAAAGTCCATACGGCTACTTGGAATTTTTAGAGAAGAGTACTATAGAAGTTGGTGACCATCTTCACAAGGCATAG